In Bacillus carboniphilus, the sequence CCGAATGGTAACGGAATGTCACCCGCATCAAAGTACTTCACTTCTTCTAAATGCTTGTCTAAGTATGGGCTATATTCTTCTAACCCTAAAGATACTTCACGAATTCGAGCTGGACCAAAACGGGACCCGGGACGAAAGCTAACGGTCCAATCCATTGGCATACCGTAGATAACAGCCTTGCTTTCCTCGTAACTCGGATGGCTTTTTATAAACACATTTCCTGAATATGCTTCATCAAAACGCATTGTCTTCACTCCCCAGAAACCTACTCGATTAAATCTTTCACAAACTTTGGTAAAACAAAGCAAGCTTTATGTAGCTCTTTTGTATAATACTTTGTATCAATATCATGGAATCGGCTATCTTCAACAGCTAGTGGATCATACTTTTTAGATCCAATCGTAAATGTCCAAAGTCCACTTGGATAGGTTGGAATATTTGCTGTATATAGTTTAGTGATTGGGAAGATTTCTTTAACATCCTTCTGCACTTGACGAATTAAGTCTGGTGTAAACCATGGGTTGTCCGTTTGTGCAACGAAAATTCCGTCTTCCTTTAATGCCTTTGAAATTCCCGCGTAAAAACCTTTGGAGAACAAGTTCACTGCTGGACCAACTGGTTCAGTCGAGTCAACCATGATGACATCATATTCGTTTTCGCTTTTAGCAATATGCATGAAGCCGTCATCCACTTGAACGTCAACTCTAGGATCATCTAATTTACCAGCAATCTCAGGTAGATATT encodes:
- the speE gene encoding spermidine synthase translates to MGGFWFTEKQTENFGITMKVKKTLHSEQTEFQQLDMVETEEWGNMLLLDGMVMTNQKDEWVYHEMVAHVPLFTHPNPENVLVVGGGDGGVIREVLKHPSVKKATLVDIDGKVIEYSKKYLPEIAGKLDDPRVDVQVDDGFMHIAKSENEYDVIMVDSTEPVGPAVNLFSKGFYAGISKALKEDGIFVAQTDNPWFTPDLIRQVQKDVKEIFPITKLYTANIPTYPSGLWTFTIGSKKYDPLAVEDSRFHDIDTKYYTKELHKACFVLPKFVKDLIE